TGGCCTGCCCCATCTTGCGCTGCTCGTCCAGCCGCCAGGCCTCGTAGCCGGCGAGCACGGCATTGCCGACCAGCGCCACGCGCCCGCGCACCGCCTCACGCACGCGCAGCAGTTTCAGCGGGTAGGCATCGCGCCGACCAACGCGCAGGAAACGCCCCAGGCGATGACCGAAACGTTCCTGGAAGGCGGCAAGGAACGCCGCGTCGTCCAGCGCCAGCACCGACTCCACTCGCTCGTCGGGCACCGTCCAGACCACCGCACAGCGCCCCCCGGTCATCGGCAGCAGGGCGATGGGGCCCTCCTCGGTGAAGCGCTCGAAGGCGACGTTGCGATGCGGCCGCTCCGGGGTGACATTGGTAACCACGGCCGACTGGCCGTAGTCACGTTTCACCACCGGCAGGCCCAGTGCCTCACGCACGAAGGAGCGCCCGCCGTCGGCAGCCACCAGCAGGGCGGCCTCGAGTTCGGTGCGCTTGCCGTCCTGTTCGACAGTGATGCACGCGCGATCGACATCGGCGCGCACCGCGACCACCTGCGCCGGGGCGATCCAGTCCACGCCCTCGGCCACGCGCAAGGCACCGAGCAGATCGTGGGCCGGGGTGTCGCTCATGCCATCAGCGCCTCGATCTCGTCTATGGTCTTGGGCGCATCGCGGCTGAGCACGTCCGGCCCGTCACGCGTCACCAGCACGTCGTCCTCGATGCGGATGCCGATACCCTGCCATTTCTTGGCCACGCCCTTCATACCCCTCGGGATATACAACCCGGGCTCCACGGTGAGCACCATGCCGGGCTCGAGCACCCGCCAGTGGCCATCCACCTTGTAGTCGCCCACGTCGTGCACATCAAGCCCCAGCCAGTGACCGGTGCGGTGCATGTAGAACTTGCGGTAGCTCTCCTTCTTGAGGTTCTGCGCCAGCGACCCCTTGAGCAACCCCAGGCGGATCAGCCCGCGGGTGAGCACACGTATCGCGGCGCGATGGGGGTCGCCCCAGTGGTTGCCGGGGCGTACCTTGTCGATGGCCGCAAGCTGAGCGTCGAGCACCAGCTGGTAGAGCTGACGCTGCGGCTCGCTGAAGCGGCCGTTGACCGGGAAGGTACGGGTGATGTCCGAGGCATAGCATTCCAGCTCGCAGCCAGCGTCGATGAGTACCAGGTCGCCGTCGTTCAGCGGGTCGGCGTTCTCCACGTAGTGCAGGATGCAACCGTTATCGCCGCCACCGACGATGCTGGGGTAGGCCAGCTCGGTGGCACCACGCTGCGCGCACTGGTAGGCAAACTCGGCGGCCAGGCGGTACTCGGGCAGGCCCGGGCGACAGGTCTTCATGAGCTGCCGGTGAGCAGCCGCCGAGATCTTTGCCGCGCGGCGCATCACCGCGATCTCGCTGCGGCTCTTGTACAGCCGCATGTCATGCAGGTAGTGATCCAGGGCGATGAATTCGGTCGGCACCCCCACCCCGGCACGCGAGCGCTCGCGCAACTGCTTGAGCCAGCCGGAGACGCGCTGATCGAAGTCACTGCTGGTACCCATGGCGTAGTACACCCGCTCGCGACCCTCGAGCAGGCCAGGGAGGATGTCATCCAGGTCGTCGATGGGAAAGGCGTCGTCGGCGCCATAGTCTGCCACTGCACCTTCGAGCCCGGCACGCCGTCCGTCCCATTGTTCACGCTCGGGATCGCGTTCGCGACAGAACAGCAGGTACTCGCCCTGGGGGCGGCCTGGCATCAGCACCGCCACCGCCTCGGGCTCGGAGAAGCCAGTCAGGTAGTAGAAGTCGCTGTCCGGGCGGAAGGGATAGTACACGTCACGGTTGCGCACCTGCTCGTGATTGGTGGGCAGGATGGCAATGGCATCCCTGCCGATCATGCGCATCAGCTGACGCCGGCGGCGTGCAAACTCAGTGGATCTCATGCGACACCTCAGCGGTGGGCTCGCGGCGATGCATGTCCGAGTGCAGGGTCATCACCGCCACACGGATGTATTCCTCGAGTTCAGCCAGCGCCTGCTGTTCTTCCTCATCGAGCGCGCCCTCGGGTACCGCCAGGCGACCGATCTCGTACAGGTCGTGCAGGGCCTCTCGCCCCTCGTCGCTCAGGCGCTCGCGGCTGGCCTGCTCGCCGGCCAGACCGAAGCCGTAGAGAAAACCCTGCACCCAGTCGCGCAGACCCTCGGTCACGTTGTAGCCCTCGGCCTCCACCGCCTCGCCGGGCAGCCACAGATCCAGCGCGAAACCGGCATCGGCCAGCTGCGCCTCGGTGGCCTGGTAGAGGCGATCGAGCAAGGCGCGCGCTTCCGCGGCCAGGGCGTCACCCTCGGTGAAATCGGCGTACAGGGCCTCGGCCCAGTGGCGTTCCGGCTCGCGCACGTCGCCGGCGAGCAAACCGGCGGCGATACCCTGCGCCTCGCTGGGCGAAAAGCTCAGACCCACGCGACGCATGGCATCGAAGGTGGCCAGGTAATCGGGGAGTTCAGTGGCTGACACGCTGCGACCCTGTTGCTTGCATCGAGGAAATGAATGTTAGCATGGGGCCAGTGCGAACCCCGGCAAGAACCCGCAAGCCGCAGGATGCGACCAGGCGCAAAGCCGTCTAGAATCGGGACCATGAGCGACAGCCCCATCCAGGAACAAGACCTGCGCGCCCTCGAGATACGGGTCGAGGAACTGATCCGTGCCTGCGCACACCTGAAGGACGAGAACAAGACCCTGCGCGCCGAGCTGGAACAGCTCTCCGCCGAGCGGGACCGGCTGATGCGCAATCATGCCGCGGCACGGGTGCGCGTCGAATCCCTGATCGAACGCCTGAAGACCATCGAGGCCACCTCATGAGCAGCAAGCGCAACGCCGTGGCCGTCACCATCCTTGGCAAGGAATACCGCATCGGCTGCGAACCCGAGGACGAAGAGGCCCTGCTCAAGGCGGCGCGCTTTCTCGACGCGAGCATGAAGGAGATCCGCGGCACCGGCAAGGTGATCGGCACCGACCGCATTGCGGTGATGGCCGCGCTGAACATCGCCCACGAACTGCTGGCGCGCGAACACAATGCCGACACCGCGGCCAGCACCGCCAACAAGCGCATCCGCGCCCTGCGTGAACGCATCGAGGTGGCGCTCAACGACAGCGCCCAGCTCGAGCTTTGATTCTTCGCCCCGCGCAGCGGGATGTTCGGGGCGGGGAGGCCGCCTACCCTGCCGGAGGCCCGGCCGAATATTCGCGACGAGGACGTCGTTCCTACCCGTAGGAGGTCCGTCCTCGGGCCGAACCGTTCGCCGCAGGGGCGCCGCTCCTGCGGGCAGGTGGTCCGCCCCCGGGCCGAATTCGTTCCCAGGCCGCAACGCACCCGGTCACCCCTTGTACTTTTACCGGGTCAGGTTTAGTCTGATCTATAGGCATCCCCTGCAGTGTACGACAGCAGGCCAGTTATTCCTTTGAGCCTATGCTTACGCACTTCGGGATCGTTGCACGGCGGCTGGTGTGTATGTCCGCCACCGAGCGGAAAGCCTGAGGCCCCGTTTCGGTCCCTCTTGAACCTCTCGGTTCAAGGATCACGGCCGGCATCGGCACAGGTGGGGGATGCCCCTCTTTCAACACGCCCGATCATGTCTCCATCCAGCCCTTCCAGCGAACTCCAGGAACTGCGCCGCCAGCTGAGGCTATGGCGCATCGGTTTGGACCCGGTTACCCGGCAACGTGCCTCGCTTGCCGTCAACTCCCGCGTCAGTCGTCTTGCCGCCTTTCGACGCGCCCGCCATGTCGCGGCCTATGTCGGCAGCAAGGGCGAGATCGACCCCATGCCGCTGTTGTACATGGCGCACCTGATGGGCAAGGCCTGTTACCTGCCCGTGCTGCATCCCTTTCTGCCTAGCCGCCTGTGGTTCATGCGCTGGACACCCGACATGCCCATGGTGGCGAATCGTTTTGGCATCCCCGAACCGCCTTGTGACATCGCACTGCGGCGCGGTGCACAATGGATGGACCTGATATTGATGCCGCTGCTCGGCTTCGATCGCCATTGCCATCGGCTCGGCATGGGCGGCGGATTCTACGATCGCACCCTGGCCTTCACCCGCGGGCGTCGGCTACTGCGCCGCCCCTTGCTGATCGGGCTGGCGCACGATGCTCAACGCTGCGAAGACCTGCCGGTTGCGCCCTGGGACGTATCACCACACATGATCGTGACACCGACAGCTTGTGTCGCTTGTCACACCTGATCCGATAGAAATCAAACCACTTTTGCTCGTTGGAGAATGCGGCGATCGCACGCCTGCACACACCAGGCGCCGACGGCGTCTGTCGTAAACGTCACTTGACAAGACGAGAAGTCTGGCATTTTCACTTTCGTTGTTTATACTCTTGCCAAGATCGAATCCAACTGTACCGCTGGAGGGGAGTGATGGCAGTCAAGAAAGTCGCCAAGAAGAAGGTTGCAAAGAAAACGGCAAAGAAGAAGGTCGCCAAGAAGACCACAAAGAAAAAGGTCAGCAAGAAGGTGACGCCCCGCCCGCGCAAGGTGACTCCACGCAAGAAGCGTTGACAGGCAGGCGCTGTCGCTCAAACCCCAAAGGCCCGGCCATGATGCCGGGCCTTTTTCGTGGATGGCTGCGACTCAACCGCCCGAGGCAAACAACCGGTAGGCGGGGTTGTCAGTCTCTTCCGTGTAGTCGTAGCCCAGTTCCTTCATGTACGACTCGAAGGCCTTGCGCTCGCCGACTGCCAGCTGGATACCAACCAGTACGCGACCATAGGCGGCTCCGTGGTTCCGATAGTGGAACAGACTGATGTTCCAGCCGCGCGACAAGCCCGACAGGAAGTCCAGCAGGGCGCCGGGACGTTCGGGAAACATGAAACGGTACACCCGTTCATCGACCGCCTGGGGCGCGTGCCCGCCCACCATGTAGCGGATATGCAGTTTGGCCGTCTCGTTGTCGGTCATGTCCACCACCGAGTACCCCTTGTCGCGCAGTTGGGCGAGCAGGCGCTCCTTTTCCTGCGCACCTTCGCGCAACTCCACACCGCAGAACACTTGCGCATCGTGGTCGTCGGCGTAGCGGTAGTTGAACTCGGTGATGGCACGCTTGCCGAGCACGCGGCAGAAACGCAGGAAGGCGCCGGGCTTCTCGGGAATCTGTACTGCCAGCAGGGCCTCGCGCTGCTCACCGATCTCGGTACGCTCGGCGACATGACGCAGCCGGTCGAAATTGATGTTCGCTCCGCTGAGCAGGGCCACCAGGGTCCGGTCCTTCATGCCGCTGTCGGCCACGTATTGCTTGATACCCGCCACCGCGAGCGCCCCGGCCGGCTCGGCCACTGAACGGGTGTCGTCGAAGATATCCTTGATCGCCGCGCAGATCTGGTCGGTACTCACCAGCACCACCTCGTCCACCAGCTTGCGCGCCACACGGAAGGTCTCCTTGCCGATCTGGCGTACGGCCACGCCATCGGCAAACAGGCCGACCTGCTTCAGGCTCACACGCCGACCGGCACGCATCGCCGCATGCAGGGTGGGGGCGTCCTCGGGCTCCACGCCGATGATGCGGATCTCGGGGCGCACATGCTTCACATAGGCCGCAATGCCGGCGATGAGACCACCACCACCGACCGGCACGAAGATCGCCTCGATGGGATCGGCATGCTGACGCAGGATCTCCATGCCGATGGTGCCTTGGCCAGCGATCACCTTGGGATCGTCGAAGGGATGAATGAAGCTCAACCCCTTCTCCTCGGCCAGCTTCAAGGCATGCGCATTGGCCTCGTCGTAGGAATCGCCATACAGTATCGCCTTGCCCCCCAGGCGGCGCACCGTATCGACCTTGATACCCGGCGTGGTGGTGGGCATGACGATGGTGGTCGGCACACCCAATTCGCGTCCCGCCAGCGCCACCCCCTGTGCATGATTACCGGCCGAGGCCGCGATCACTCCCTTGGCACGCGCCGCCTCGTCCAGGCTGTAGATCTTGTTGTAGGCGCCGCGCAGCTTGAACGAGAACACCTGTTGTGCATCCTCGCGCTTGAGCAGGATGTTGCAACCCAGGCGGTCACTCAGGCGACGCACCGGCTCCAGGGGGGTCTCACACGCCACGTCATAGACACGAGCGCGCAGGATCTCTTCGATGTAACAGCGGGGCATGAACAGTCTCTGTATTCTTTACGATCGAACGCCCATGATACGGCATAACCGCTTGTCGGAGTTCACCGACCGGGCCAACATGGCAGGTCGCCCCGTATAATGGTAAGTTTCCAGCCATCCCTTTCAGGCAGGACAAACACCATGAACCAGGACGAAATGAAGAAGCTTGCGGCGCAGGCCGCGCTGGAGTATCTGCCGGACGGCGGCATCATCGGCATCGGCACCGGCTCGACCGTGAACCACTTCATTGACGCGCTGGCACCCATCAAGGGCCGCTTCGAGGGCGCAGTATCCAGTTCCGAGGCCTCAACCGAACGGCTCAAGGCCATCGGCATCCCGGTGCTGGACCTCAACGCCGTCGGCGACCTGGAGATCTATGTCGATGGCGCCGACGAATCCAACCGCCACCTGCAACTGATCAAGGGCGGAGGTGGCGCACTCACCCGCGAGAAGATCATCGCCGCGGCCAGCAAGCGCTTCGTGTGCATCGCCGACGAGACCAAGCTGGTAGACGTGCTGGGCACCTTCCCGCTGCCGGTCGAGGTCATCCCCATGGCGCGCAGCTACGTGGCGCGCGAGCTGGTCAAGCTGGGCGGCGCCCCGGTGTGGCGCGAGAACTTCGTCACCGACAACGGCAACCTGATCCTCGACGTGCACAACCTCGAGATCATGGAGCCTGCCCACCTCGAGACCACCATCAACCAGATCGCGGGCGTGGTCACCGTGGGCCTGTTCGCCCATCGCGGCGCCGACGTGCTCATTCTCGGTACCCCGGAAGGCCCGAAGGTCATCGAGCCCTGACTACGGAAGGTTTTTCTTCACGACGAGGAAAACCCGCCCCCATCCCTGGGGGCGGGTATTACCGCCGGGAAACTCTCCGATCCCTGGAGACAGCCTCCTTGCCTCAGGCCTCCCTGCCCGAGCCACTCATCCCTGACGGCGCGACCATTGTCGTCCCGACATCTCCCGCAGTCATCGGAAAATTGCTGCTGCGCTTGTAGGAAAAATCTGATTTTCTTGCGGGCAGCATTCAGCGAAGACTCGGCCCGGGGATGGACCCCTGCGGCTGGAGCGGTGTTCTCGCCGCGAAGAATTCACCGGTAGGCGGCTGAACGACATCCCCAACAAAAAACGGGGCCCGAAGGCCCCGTCGAGAGTCACAGATTCCGATCGGATGATCAGAAGGTGTGGATCATGCCCAGTGCAAAGTTGCTGGTGTCCGGAGTCGCAACCGGATTGTTCTGGTTGGCGTAGGCAGCGTACACCTGGGTGCGCTTGCTGAACTTGTGGCCCACACCAATGCCGAAGCGCTTAACCTTGTTGGCAGCGCCACTGGGATCTTTTTCACCATAGTTAATCACGACAAAGTTGTTGCCGAAGTTGGCCTTACCGGCCAGGCCCCAGACAGTACGGTCGTCACCGGCAACACCGATGTCGCTCTTGTCTTCGTAGTTGGCACCGACAGTGAAGTCACCGAAGGTATAGCTTGCGCCAACCTGCCACATGGTCTGGTCTTTTGCCGCACCGCCTCCGTTGAAGTCGCCGGTAAAGACCTCATAACCAATACCGACCTTCAGGCCGCCGCCGCCATAAATCAGGGCGAGAGAGTAGGCATCGGCCAGATTGTTGGCGGAGTTGAAGTTGGTGTTGCGGTGGCGCGCGTTGGTGGTAGTCCCAATCGGGGAAAAGACGGTGGTGGTTGTCCGCACGCCGCTCTGCTCACCCGGCACGATGGCCGCGGCCACGGTGAAGCCGCTCATGTTGGGCGAGATGTAGGCGATGGCATTGTCGGCACGCACTTCGGTGAAGCCGATCTTGTTCATATCGATGACAGAGTCGCCCAGGAAATCGGTGCCCGAGGCATAGAAGGCCACCTTGGCCGGGGTGTCGTGACGGCCAGCCAGGAAGGTACCCCAGCTGCCGGACAGACCGACATAGGCACTACGCGCGCTGATCGGGGTGCTTGCAGCGCCACCGTCGGAGATGTTGTAGCCCATTTCGTACTTGAAGATGGCCTTCAGGCCGTCGCCCAGATCCTCGGAACCCTTAATGCCAACGCGCGAGGCGTTGCTGTTGACAGTGTAGTTGTCGCTCGGACTGTTGTCGTTGGACTGAATGGAGACGTGCGCCTTGCCGTACAGGGTGGTGTCAGCGGCGACAGCAGCCGGCGCGGCCACGACGGCGGCGATGGCAGCAGCGATAAGCTTCTTGTTCATTTCAGAACTCCCGCAAATGGTTGATGGGTTGATTTGCACGGGCAATGGTAGTGTGACGAGCCACACATTGCAAGCCCTTCTTTGCAAAAAAAACACGCCACCATACGAGCTGTGGCTTTTTTGCAACATCACGGGAATTCAAGGGCTTGGGACACATTGGCGATGCAGATAGCGAAGAATGCTGGGGCTTCGGGGCTCTTTCACGACGAGGCGACCTGCAATTCACCACAGAGAACAGAGCACACAGAGAGATTCTCTGCAGGGTGCCTCGCTTGCCCAAAGCTTGTGACAGCAAGCGCTCATGGCCGCCCGCTTCCGGTCCGGTGCTGACCGTTCCACATCGGGCCTTGACCATGGTTTCCACGTGACGCCGAGAATTGTGCTTCTGCCACCCTATGATCTCTGTGTGCTCTGTATCCTCTGTGGTGAGCCGCCCAAAATGCAAAAGGCCCCTCCACAAGGGGGGCCTTCTCTGCTCGGGCGATCGCGTGGCAGCGGATCAGCGCTTGGAGTACTGCGGACGCTTGCGCGCCTTGTGCAGACCCACCTTCTTGCGCTCGACCATGCGGGCATCGCGGGTCAGCAGACCGGCCTGACGCAGCGGGGCGCGCAGCGACTCGTCGTATTCCAGCAGGGCGCGGGCGATGCCGTGACGGATGGCACCGGCCTGACCGGTGTTGCCACCACCCTTGACGGTGACCTTGACGTCGAGCTTGTTGAGGTTGTCGGTGAGCACCAGCGGCTGGCGCACCACCATGCGCGCGGTCTCGCGGCCGAAAAACTCGTCGAGCGCGCGGCCGTTGACAGTGATCTTGCCGCTACCGGGCGACAGGAAGACGCGGGCAGTGGAGGTCTTGCGACGACCGGTTCTGTAGTTCGCTTGCATTGCCATGACGACTCTCTCAGATATCCAGCGGCTTGGGCTGTTGGGCCTGGTGGGGGTGCTCGGGGCCGGCGAAGATGCGCAGCTTCTTCATCATGGCGCGGCCCAGCGGGGTGCGCGGCAGCATACCGCGGACGGCGGTCTCGAGCACGCGCTCGGGCGCCTTCTGCAGGAGCTTTTCCAGGCTGATCGACTTGAGGTTGCCGATGTAACCGGTGTGATGATAGTACATCTTGTCCTTCATCTTGTTGCCGGTGACCCGGATCTTCTCGGCATTGACCACGACGATGTAGTCGCCGGTGTCCACGTGCGGCGTGAAGATGGGCTTGTGCTTGCCTTTCAGACGACGCGCGATCTCGGAGGCGAGACGGCCGAGGGTCTTGCCTTCGGCGTCCACGACGTACCAGTCGCGGCGGACTTCTGCGGGTTTGGCGCTGACCGTGGTTTTCATTTTCCTGCTCCAGCGGGGCCTGCACGCAGGCCACCAGGACTCGGGTTCAAGTGGTTTCACGAAAGGGCGCGAATATTAGCGTCCCCGGCGGCGCTTGACAAGCACTTTCGACCGCCTCGGCACTCTTCGGCCCGAGAACGTATCTCCGGCGTCCAGCAGCGGCACCCCCGCCGCGAACATGCCGCCAAAGGACCAGCCCCTCGCAGGAATGGCGTCCTCGCGGTGAACCCCCGCACAGGGATGTACGACGCAGGCAAAAAAAACGCGTGGCGGGGGGCGCCACGCGAAATGTAACCGCCAAAGGAGGATGGAGGAGTACTGACTCGATGAATCAGTATGTGAGAAGTTTCTGATATTCCTGTGCAGCTGTCAAGTGCACCAGTTCACATTGCGTGTTGGTCTTCAGCGACGTCCAGCAACCCGGAGGGGTGTCTCAGATGGCGTCTTCGCGGTTGATGAGCAGGCGCTCCACCCGCCGGCCGTGGCGTAGATGCTCCTCGATGATCTCGTCCAGGTCGCTCTGGTCGACGTAGGTGTACCAGGTCTCCTCGGGATAGATTACGATCACCGGCCCCTGCTCGCAGCGATCCAGGCAACCGGCGGTGTTGATGCGCACACGGCCCGCCCCGTGGATGCCCAGCGCCTTGCAGC
The sequence above is a segment of the endosymbiont of unidentified scaly snail isolate Monju genome. Coding sequences within it:
- a CDS encoding aminopeptidase P N-terminal domain-containing protein, producing the protein MRSTEFARRRRQLMRMIGRDAIAILPTNHEQVRNRDVYYPFRPDSDFYYLTGFSEPEAVAVLMPGRPQGEYLLFCRERDPEREQWDGRRAGLEGAVADYGADDAFPIDDLDDILPGLLEGRERVYYAMGTSSDFDQRVSGWLKQLRERSRAGVGVPTEFIALDHYLHDMRLYKSRSEIAVMRRAAKISAAAHRQLMKTCRPGLPEYRLAAEFAYQCAQRGATELAYPSIVGGGDNGCILHYVENADPLNDGDLVLIDAGCELECYASDITRTFPVNGRFSEPQRQLYQLVLDAQLAAIDKVRPGNHWGDPHRAAIRVLTRGLIRLGLLKGSLAQNLKKESYRKFYMHRTGHWLGLDVHDVGDYKVDGHWRVLEPGMVLTVEPGLYIPRGMKGVAKKWQGIGIRIEDDVLVTRDGPDVLSRDAPKTIDEIEALMA
- a CDS encoding UPF0149 family protein, giving the protein MSATELPDYLATFDAMRRVGLSFSPSEAQGIAAGLLAGDVREPERHWAEALYADFTEGDALAAEARALLDRLYQATEAQLADAGFALDLWLPGEAVEAEGYNVTEGLRDWVQGFLYGFGLAGEQASRERLSDEGREALHDLYEIGRLAVPEGALDEEEQQALAELEEYIRVAVMTLHSDMHRREPTAEVSHEIH
- a CDS encoding TIGR02449 family protein — protein: MSDSPIQEQDLRALEIRVEELIRACAHLKDENKTLRAELEQLSAERDRLMRNHAAARVRVESLIERLKTIEATS
- a CDS encoding cell division protein ZapA; its protein translation is MSSKRNAVAVTILGKEYRIGCEPEDEEALLKAARFLDASMKEIRGTGKVIGTDRIAVMAALNIAHELLAREHNADTAASTANKRIRALRERIEVALNDSAQLEL
- a CDS encoding 5-formyltetrahydrofolate cyclo-ligase, which codes for MSPSSPSSELQELRRQLRLWRIGLDPVTRQRASLAVNSRVSRLAAFRRARHVAAYVGSKGEIDPMPLLYMAHLMGKACYLPVLHPFLPSRLWFMRWTPDMPMVANRFGIPEPPCDIALRRGAQWMDLILMPLLGFDRHCHRLGMGGGFYDRTLAFTRGRRLLRRPLLIGLAHDAQRCEDLPVAPWDVSPHMIVTPTACVACHT
- the ilvA gene encoding threonine ammonia-lyase, biosynthetic, coding for MPRCYIEEILRARVYDVACETPLEPVRRLSDRLGCNILLKREDAQQVFSFKLRGAYNKIYSLDEAARAKGVIAASAGNHAQGVALAGRELGVPTTIVMPTTTPGIKVDTVRRLGGKAILYGDSYDEANAHALKLAEEKGLSFIHPFDDPKVIAGQGTIGMEILRQHADPIEAIFVPVGGGGLIAGIAAYVKHVRPEIRIIGVEPEDAPTLHAAMRAGRRVSLKQVGLFADGVAVRQIGKETFRVARKLVDEVVLVSTDQICAAIKDIFDDTRSVAEPAGALAVAGIKQYVADSGMKDRTLVALLSGANINFDRLRHVAERTEIGEQREALLAVQIPEKPGAFLRFCRVLGKRAITEFNYRYADDHDAQVFCGVELREGAQEKERLLAQLRDKGYSVVDMTDNETAKLHIRYMVGGHAPQAVDERVYRFMFPERPGALLDFLSGLSRGWNISLFHYRNHGAAYGRVLVGIQLAVGERKAFESYMKELGYDYTEETDNPAYRLFASGG
- the rpiA gene encoding ribose-5-phosphate isomerase RpiA; translated protein: MNQDEMKKLAAQAALEYLPDGGIIGIGTGSTVNHFIDALAPIKGRFEGAVSSSEASTERLKAIGIPVLDLNAVGDLEIYVDGADESNRHLQLIKGGGGALTREKIIAAASKRFVCIADETKLVDVLGTFPLPVEVIPMARSYVARELVKLGGAPVWRENFVTDNGNLILDVHNLEIMEPAHLETTINQIAGVVTVGLFAHRGADVLILGTPEGPKVIEP
- a CDS encoding porin, with the translated sequence MNKKLIAAAIAAVVAAPAAVAADTTLYGKAHVSIQSNDNSPSDNYTVNSNASRVGIKGSEDLGDGLKAIFKYEMGYNISDGGAASTPISARSAYVGLSGSWGTFLAGRHDTPAKVAFYASGTDFLGDSVIDMNKIGFTEVRADNAIAYISPNMSGFTVAAAIVPGEQSGVRTTTTVFSPIGTTTNARHRNTNFNSANNLADAYSLALIYGGGGLKVGIGYEVFTGDFNGGGAAKDQTMWQVGASYTFGDFTVGANYEDKSDIGVAGDDRTVWGLAGKANFGNNFVVINYGEKDPSGAANKVKRFGIGVGHKFSKRTQVYAAYANQNNPVATPDTSNFALGMIHTF
- the rpsI gene encoding 30S ribosomal protein S9, encoding MAMQANYRTGRRKTSTARVFLSPGSGKITVNGRALDEFFGRETARMVVRQPLVLTDNLNKLDVKVTVKGGGNTGQAGAIRHGIARALLEYDESLRAPLRQAGLLTRDARMVERKKVGLHKARKRPQYSKR
- the rplM gene encoding 50S ribosomal protein L13 — protein: MKTTVSAKPAEVRRDWYVVDAEGKTLGRLASEIARRLKGKHKPIFTPHVDTGDYIVVVNAEKIRVTGNKMKDKMYYHHTGYIGNLKSISLEKLLQKAPERVLETAVRGMLPRTPLGRAMMKKLRIFAGPEHPHQAQQPKPLDI
- a CDS encoding (2Fe-2S) ferredoxin domain-containing protein, encoding MGRYQYHVFFCTNQRDDGRPSCNDCGAREARDYVKQRCKALGIHGAGRVRINTAGCLDRCEQGPVIVIYPEETWYTYVDQSDLDEIIEEHLRHGRRVERLLINREDAI